A single genomic interval of Limisphaerales bacterium harbors:
- a CDS encoding DUF2061 domain-containing protein encodes MDADKLGTDSTAATEVIRESRLRSVLKGLSWRILATLITALIAYFWSKDVRLAIMIALVEFPAKFLIYYLHERAWAQMPLGTVRTWVSAEKS; translated from the coding sequence ATGGACGCCGACAAACTGGGAACTGATTCCACCGCCGCCACCGAAGTCATCCGCGAATCGCGCCTGCGCAGCGTGCTTAAAGGCCTTAGCTGGCGCATTTTGGCAACGCTGATCACCGCGCTCATTGCTTATTTTTGGTCGAAAGATGTTCGCTTGGCGATTATGATCGCGCTTGTCGAATTCCCCGCAAAATTCCTGATCTATTATTTGCACGAACGCGCGTGGGCCCAAATGCCGCTGGGAACGGTGCGTACGTGGGTGAGTGCGGAAAAAAGTTGA